A DNA window from Arachis duranensis cultivar V14167 chromosome 3, aradu.V14167.gnm2.J7QH, whole genome shotgun sequence contains the following coding sequences:
- the LOC127739592 gene encoding uncharacterized protein LOC127739592, which yields MDLGLKRFFFFVVTKGHCPGVYTSWEEANEQVTNFSFPEYQGFNSYEHACMCFKARMCSLSWEKASCGEFVGAIGEGASGHNDNLSNERSRRGAVVSWLPVIPEEELNLDFAVVANMEDWLVKVCHDAQIPSPCFFKQERFTREKGPFYGFTVVVPGNPFEVELSARGRFSLVEKAAREDAAFEMLGRVLDLTGKEIRDYSYSKLKLVNDSNNALRAKVSQLEEAYEKLRGRYDALKHENVEGNAI from the exons ATGGATTTAGGGTTGAAGcggttctttttctttgttgtgACAAAGGGACACTGTCCTGGTGTTTATACTAGTTGGGAAGAGGCTAACGAACAGGTAACTAACTTCAGTTTTCCAGAGTACCAAGGTTTTAATAGCTATGAACATGCTTGTATGTGCTTCAAGGCAAGAATGTGTTCGCTGTCATGGGAGAAAGCTTCGTGTGGTGAATTCGTTGGCGCAATTGGTGAAGGAGCCTCCGGACATAACGACAATCTATCGAATGAAAGGTCACGGCGTGGTGCAGTTGTGTCGT GGCTACCCGTTATTCCAGAGGAGGAGCTGAATTTGGACTTTGCTGTTGTGGCCAACATGGAGGATTGGTTGGTGAAGGTGTGCCATGATGCTCAAATTCCTAGTCCATGTTTTTTCAAGCAAGAACGGTTTACAAGAGAGAAAGGGCCATTTTATGGGTTCACTGTGGTGGTTCCGGGCAATCCATTTGAAGTTGAGCTTTCAGCCAGGGGTCGATTCTCCTTGGTTGAGAAAGCTGCAAGAGAGGACGCAGCATTTGAGATGTTAGGTCGCGTGTTGGATTTAACCGGAAAGGAGATTCGGGACTATAGCTATTCGAAGCTGAAGCTTGTAAACGACAGTAACAATGCTCTGCGTGCGAAGGTAAGTCAATTAGAAGAGGCATACGAGAAGCTGAGGGGTCGTTACGATGCACTGAAACACGAAAACGTTGAAGGCAATGCAATCTGA
- the LOC107477648 gene encoding uncharacterized protein LOC107477648: MVIDFVDKAAYHLDSYPDANMIPGREQLMKDILGRIHDLMTSPAYGPLKVNTPSNLRDWPIRRGQGIPNCNTSDSSGAWVISWLDPEGCFNSLDISGVLDDSTLRGKTAVSVVGGPFNGIGGLIRLKAQRWQRGGST, from the exons ATGGTGATTGATTTCGTAGATAAAGCTGCCTACCATTTGGACTCTTATCCAGATGCCAATATGATACCCGGCAGGGAACAACTTATGAAAGACATT CTCGGGAGAATCCATGATTTGATGACATCGCCTGCGTATGGTCCTCTTAAAGTAAACACACCTAGTAATCTTAGGGATTGGCCGATCCGTAGAGGACAAGGCATTCCAAATTGCAACACAAG TGATAGTTCTGGCGCCTGGGTTATATCATGGTTGGACCCTGAAGGTTGCTTTAATTCCCTTGACATTAGTGGAGTG CTTGACGACTCGACCCTGAGAGGCAAGACTGCTGTGTCCGTTGTCGGTGGACCATTCAATGGTATCGGAGGGCTGATTAGGCTAAAGGCACAACGCTGGCAGAGGGGTGGTTCTACTTGA